The Aestuariibius sp. HNIBRBA575 nucleotide sequence TCTGAGTCTCATTAATTCGTGATTTGCACGGGAACTATTTGACCTTTATTAAATGAATTTCACCATCCACATTAAACTTTGGGTGCGGATATAAATAATTATTTTAACCGATGCGATCAAAAATTAAAGTCGAACACATGGCTCAAACGCCATATTTTTAAGGGAAAAGGGCGATACCTTGCCATGTGACTTTGACAAATATTGGTGACTTTTGATATGGTTACTTTGGAAGTCGAAAAAATTACTTTGTATTAACTTTAGGTTGAATTAGGCTGCGCGAATTAATTAGGGAGTCTTTTCGTGCTGAGTATTGACACGAATAAATTGGCGAATATTGCTGAACGAGTCAAAACCGAGTTATTGTCGGATATCGCGATGATATCTTACTTGGATGACTCTCTGCACCACATTTGTTCCTCTGCCGGGTTAGACTTGCCGCTTGAATCCGGAAACACTCTGACGTTTGATTACTCAATTTGCCGGCATGTTCAGATGATGAATTTCCCATTGGTGGTCGAAGATGCGCTAACGCATCCCTTGTTGGTGGATAATAAATCCATCAATGAATTGGGGGTGTTAGCCTATATTGGCGTCCCGATCCGGGATGCGGCCGGACGGGCTGTGGGATGTGTTTCTGCCGTGCAAAAACGATCCCGACGCTGGTGTGATGCGGATCTAGAGCTGCTTACCCAAGCTGCAAAAGAGATTGAAAAACTGATACCAGCCCCTGCAATGGGCTGACCTTTATTTATTGATTGAGCGGATAATAATCAGATTTCGGCCAGTTGGGTTTTCACAATATTTGAGCGTTCCAATGTCCTATGAACCGGGCATTTATCTGCGATTTCCAGCAATTTAGCGCGCTGTTCATCCGTTAGATCACCCGATAAATGAATGACCCTGTGAAATTGATCAACTTTGGCGTCTGAACCCGGCTGCGCGTCTTGGGCGTGCACCTTGTTATGGCTGACATCTACGCTGATCCCACGCAATGGCCAGCCTTTGCGGCGGGCATACATGCGGATGGTCATCGACGTACATGCGCCAAGCCCGGCCGAGACAAAACCATAGGGCGACATGCCACGGTTTGTGCCGCCATAGGCCAACGGCTCATCCGCCAAGGCGTGATGACCGGGGCCGGATTGAATATCTTGTAGAAAACCGTCTGAATCGGCTTCGGTGACACGCAACACGCCTTCGGGCACGCCCGGTGGGGGGGCCGGGGGCGTTAGATCCAGATATCGCCTGCTCCAGGCGGCAATCACATCTGCGGCGTATTCTGCATCCTCTAACCGAGTGATCAAATGGTCGGCATCATCAAGCGTGACAAAGCTTTTGGGATGTTTGGCGGCCGCAAAAATGTCGCTGGCGTTTTCAATGCCAACAATAGTGTCGTGGGGGCCATGCAGCACCATCAGCGCGGCTTTTAGATTGGCGATGGCTGGGCGCAAATCCTCTGTAATGACATCCTGAACAAAGTCCTGATTGATCCGAAAGGGCCGCCCGCCTAAATTCACTTCGGATACGCCATTTTCCGCAATTTTGGGCAGTTCACTGGCGAAATTATGGGTGACATGGGCGGGATCAAACGGCGCACCCAGCGTCGCGACGGCCTTGATTTGGGGCATTTGCGCGGCTGCCTTTAGGACCGCAGCCCCACCAAGCGAATGTCCGATCAGCATGGTCGGTGCCATGCCACGGCTGGTCAAAGCGTTACATGCGGCGGTTAAATCCGCAACATTTGAGTTGAAATGCGTGTTTTCAAACTCACCCTCGGAATGGCCCAAGCCTGTGAAATCAAACCGTAAAACAGCGATGCCCATCGCCGCCAGTCGTGCCGAAATCCGCCGGGCTGCGGGGATGTCTTTGCCGCAGGTGAAACAATGTGCAAACAAGGCTGTCGCCAAATGAGGCCCGTCCGGCATGTCCAAACGCGCGGCCAATTTGTGTCCGGAATGGCCTAAAAATGTAAACCGTTCGGTTGGCATGTTGATCTCCTTTGGGGCGTGGTGTCGGCGCTGAGTGTGAACCAACAGGATGGGGCGCGACACGGTGCGGCGCAAGGGACTGAAACACGAAGGCACGCAGCCGTGAGCAAAACCCAGAAAGTGTGAACAAACCGCAAATCTGAAAACACGCGCGGTTGCGGGCTTGTCGCGCCGTCGAATTTACCGTTTTGTGGCGAGATCTATGAATGCGGTGCCTGATGCCATCCCCGATTTTACAATCCATCCTGCCATTATCCCGCCGAGAGGCAGCCCTGAACCCGATCCCGCAAATGCGCCCCGTCACGGGCGCGTGGCTGCGACGCGATGATGCGTTTGACGCGCAGCTGGCGTTGAAATCGCAGTTGATCGCCCAACACAAAGAGGATGTGTTGCACAGCTTGCCCGGGTCCGAAGACGCCCAAATTGAGCTGTTGGAAATCATTTTGGCGCAGTTGGATTCTGCATATCAGATCGGCGCAGATCGCGTGCGCCGTCCTGATGGGGCATGGGTGGCGTTGGATTGGACCGAGCCGTTACGCACCGCGTCGCAATTGATCCAAGAGGATCTGTGCTTGTTGCAAAAACGGGGCGGTGAACATGTGTTAACCGCGGCGTTGCTGTGTTTCCCAGCGAGCTGGACCTTGGCGCAAAAAATCGGTCGCCCGCTGAGCGTGATCCACGTCCCAGTGCCGGAATATAACGCAGAAATTGCAACCCGCGTGCAGCGTTTGTTTGATGGCATTCAACCGGGCCGCCCTATTTGGCGGGCCAATCTGCTGCGATATGATGATCCGTCATTATATCAGCCCCGACGCGAGGATGACCCACGCGAAACAGGCAGCCCTGATGCAAAGTATTGGCGCAGCGAACGTCAAACCGTCCTGCGATTGCCAAAGTCGCAGGCCGTGTTATTTGCCATTCACACCCTTGTCGTCGAAGCATGATGGCGAACCTTTAGGGTGTTGACCCTAAAGGAAAATATTCATCAAGGTCGGGACGACGCCCGATTGACCAACACCAATTGCTGATCCGGTGATTGCCACAGCGCGCGCCGCATAAGGCAGATGATCCCGTTCCAAAGTCATATATGACATTGCGGCCATTCCCACGGGCAATGACATCGCCAGTGTTGTCGCGTCTCTGGAAAATTGGGTGACGCGATGTGGGATCGAACTGGCCTGTGGTCCACCGGTGATGGGACAGGTCGGCACATTTGGGGGCGGGGTTAACATGGACTGCACCCGTGCCAGATGCTGGGATTGCGCCTTGCGGGCCTCGTGCAAATTTGCCTCTGATTGAGGCGGTGGGCAGGTTTGGCTCACCGGCTCGGCCACGGGGTCATTCGACCGGGTGGCGTCTTTGCGGCGCAATTCTTCATCCAACCGCTCTTCTAATGCGGGCAGTAGCGTTTCGGGCGGGGTGCGATGATCTGGGATTTCAGCGGGAACATCAGCCCCCATGGCCAGACTGGGCCAAATCTGTTCCAAAATCAGATCATACAGATCCGCATCAAAGGCGTCTTGGACCTCAACCCAAAAGAAATGATCGCCCGGATGCACGTCTTCGATGCAATCCAACAGACCCTCACATAGGGATTGGCGCGCCTTGATTGGCAGGCCGTCATTCCAAGGGGCAGGGTGGGACCCCACCGATAAAACCAGCGAACTGGCAAAGAGTTGGGGGTCATCGTGATCTGAATGCGACGGGGTTCCGCCGGTTTTCAGGTCGCAATGGGCCAGACATATCCGTGTATCTTCGAGTTCGAAGGTCACGAAATCGGAATAGTCAGATCGCACGGCGCATGCCCCAAGGGGACCGCCGTCCAAAGATGTTTTCAGGGCGCCCACTATGGATCGGAAATCCACCTGCTGTGGGTCTTTGTAACACAAAACAGCAATCGTACTGGCAGGGGTGTTGCTCATCACAGCCTCCAAGATTGTTAACCATGATTTTGCCGGGCAATTGGGGCAGAATTTGGAAACAATCGGGGCCGTTGTTAACTATTTATTAACCATAATTAACGTGCTGAAATGGCGTTATTTCCCAATAAAATTGGGTTTATTGACGGGGCTGACCTGTGCAAATATGGCGGTTGACCTAAGGTAAAGCGGCAAGTGCCTGCACATTTGTTAACAATGACCTACGCCCCCAAAGCACGTCTTATTCGGTCAGAAATTAACCAAATGCGTCGGCATGATCGTCAAAGTCAGCGTTTGACTGCTGGTCGAACCTGCGGCTTGCCCCGTTAAACCGATTGCAATTTGGCGATCTGCATTGCGAAAGAGCTGTGCATGCCCATTTGACCCGGCATAAGAATAGCCACGCGCGTGCAACGCTTCGATCAAATAATCAGGCGCAGCATTGGCAAAGGCGATCTGTGTGGCTGTGATAATGCATTTGTTCGTTTCTGTACGAACTTGGATCGAGGACGTCAGGCTGCGGCTGCGTTTGAAGCCAAAAGAAGTGGGTTCCAGCCCCGCGGCCAAGAAAGGTGTCGCATCATCGCCACCCTGCAAATAGGTGATGCAGGCGTTAAGAGGCGGGGTCATTTCAGTGATCAAAAACTGCGTTTGGCTGGCAATCGCGTTGGCTTGGGCCTCTTGTACAGATTGGGGATTACATCCCAACAACACACCAGCAGACAAAAGAATGGCAAAACCGGATGTCTTGAAACGCATATCGCACCTTTAAATATCAATCACTTGTTGGGAATTGATACCAAGTGTTCTGACATAAGAAAAGGCAGCCCAGAAACCCGGACTGCCCAATTTTTGTCGCAACTGCGCTGAATTAGCAGCTGTAGTACATTTTGAATTCAACAGGGTGTGGTGTGTGCTCATAGGCATACACTTCGTCCCATTTCAGTTCCAAATAGCCGTCGATCTGGGATTTGGTGAACACGTCACCGGCCAGCAAGAAGTCGTGATCGGATTCCAGCGCTTCCAGAGATTCACGCAAAGACGCGCAAACGGTTGGAATTTCAGCCAGCTCTTCTGGGGGCAGATCGTACAGATCTTTGTCAGAGGAGGGGCCGGGATCGATTTTGTTTTTGATACCGTCAAGACCAGCCATCAACAGGGCCGCAAAGCACAGGTATGGGTTGGCTGCTGGATCAGGGAAACGGGCTTCGACGCGTTTTGCCTTGGGGGATTCTGCCCATGGAATACGAACGCAACCGGACCGGTTGGATGCGGAATAGGCGCGCAGAACGGGGGCTTCAAAACCGGGGATCAAACGTTTGTAGCTGTTTGTCGATGGGTTTGTGAACGCGTTCAGTGTTTTTGCGTGCTTCAGGATGCCGCCGATGAAGTACAGAGCTTCTTGGGACAGATCCGCATATTTGTCGCCTGCAAACAGGGGCTTGCCCTCTTTCCAGATGGACATGTTCACGTGCATGCCTGTGCCGTTATCACCGGAAATCGGCTTGGGCATAAAGGTGGCGGATTTGCCGTAAGCTTGGGCAACGTTGTGCACAACGTATTTGTATTTCTGCAGCTCATCCGCTTGGTGCGTCAATGTGCCGAAAATCAGGCCCAGCTCGTGCTGACAGGACGCCACTTCGTGGTGGTGTTTGTCAACTTTCATGCCCATGCGTTTCATGGTCGACAGCATTTCAGAACGGATGTCCTGAGCGTCGTCGATTGGGTTCACAGGGAAATAGCCGCCCTTGATGCCGGGACGGTGGCCTGTATTGCCCATTTCGTATTCGGTGTCAGAATTCCAGGACGCGTCCAGCGCGTCAACTTGGTAGGACACTTTGTTCATTTCAACGCTATAGCGCACGTCGTCGAACAGGAAAAACTCAGCTTCTGGGCCCATATAGGCGGTGTCACCGATGCCGGATGCGATCAGATACGCTTCGGCTTTTTCGGCGGTGCCGCGTGGGTCACGCTCATAGGCTTCGCCGGTGTCTGGTTCGACGATGGAACAGTGAATACAGATGGTTTTTTCTGCATAAAACGGGTCCAGATAGGCCGATTTGACATCTGGCATCAATTTCATGTCGGATTGATCAATGGATTTCCAGCCCGCGATGGAAGAGCCATCAAACATAAAGCCATCATCCAGGAAATCTTCGTCAACTTCGTCAGCGATGACGGTGACGTGCTGAAGTTTGCC carries:
- a CDS encoding GAF domain-containing protein codes for the protein MISYLDDSLHHICSSAGLDLPLESGNTLTFDYSICRHVQMMNFPLVVEDALTHPLLVDNKSINELGVLAYIGVPIRDAAGRAVGCVSAVQKRSRRWCDADLELLTQAAKEIEKLIPAPAMG
- a CDS encoding alpha/beta fold hydrolase produces the protein MPTERFTFLGHSGHKLAARLDMPDGPHLATALFAHCFTCGKDIPAARRISARLAAMGIAVLRFDFTGLGHSEGEFENTHFNSNVADLTAACNALTSRGMAPTMLIGHSLGGAAVLKAAAQMPQIKAVATLGAPFDPAHVTHNFASELPKIAENGVSEVNLGGRPFRINQDFVQDVITEDLRPAIANLKAALMVLHGPHDTIVGIENASDIFAAAKHPKSFVTLDDADHLITRLEDAEYAADVIAAWSRRYLDLTPPAPPPGVPEGVLRVTEADSDGFLQDIQSGPGHHALADEPLAYGGTNRGMSPYGFVSAGLGACTSMTIRMYARRKGWPLRGISVDVSHNKVHAQDAQPGSDAKVDQFHRVIHLSGDLTDEQRAKLLEIADKCPVHRTLERSNIVKTQLAEI
- a CDS encoding DUF3445 domain-containing protein, yielding MPSPILQSILPLSRREAALNPIPQMRPVTGAWLRRDDAFDAQLALKSQLIAQHKEDVLHSLPGSEDAQIELLEIILAQLDSAYQIGADRVRRPDGAWVALDWTEPLRTASQLIQEDLCLLQKRGGEHVLTAALLCFPASWTLAQKIGRPLSVIHVPVPEYNAEIATRVQRLFDGIQPGRPIWRANLLRYDDPSLYQPRREDDPRETGSPDAKYWRSERQTVLRLPKSQAVLFAIHTLVVEA
- the glnA gene encoding type I glutamate--ammonia ligase, whose amino-acid sequence is MSNADLVKKIKDEGIEYVDIRFTDPRGKLQHVTVIADEVDEDFLDDGFMFDGSSIAGWKSIDQSDMKLMPDVKSAYLDPFYAEKTICIHCSIVEPDTGEAYERDPRGTAEKAEAYLIASGIGDTAYMGPEAEFFLFDDVRYSVEMNKVSYQVDALDASWNSDTEYEMGNTGHRPGIKGGYFPVNPIDDAQDIRSEMLSTMKRMGMKVDKHHHEVASCQHELGLIFGTLTHQADELQKYKYVVHNVAQAYGKSATFMPKPISGDNGTGMHVNMSIWKEGKPLFAGDKYADLSQEALYFIGGILKHAKTLNAFTNPSTNSYKRLIPGFEAPVLRAYSASNRSGCVRIPWAESPKAKRVEARFPDPAANPYLCFAALLMAGLDGIKNKIDPGPSSDKDLYDLPPEELAEIPTVCASLRESLEALESDHDFLLAGDVFTKSQIDGYLELKWDEVYAYEHTPHPVEFKMYYSC